The window CTCCTTCGGTACTTCGCGGATGATGATGTGAACCGCCTCCTTGGGACAATCGACGACTTCAACAACAGTGTCGGTAACCCTGGATATCAAGAGCTCCTTCTTTTTTGGGTCAAACCCCGCCCATAGGTTGATCTCTAACAATGGCATATTCTCTCCTTTCCTTCCTGTTATCTTAACATAACACGACACTCTCTGTCAACGCTCCGTTTCACCAAGG is drawn from candidate division WOR-3 bacterium and contains these coding sequences:
- a CDS encoding tautomerase family protein — translated: MPLLEINLWAGFDPKKKELLISRVTDTVVEVVDCPKEAVHIIIREVPKENWANGGVQHSIKHKGVG